ATGAGTCGTGGAGCAAAGATGCCGCGCGATCGATCGAGCACCATTGGCGCTGGTGCCGCGGTGATATCCTGGCCTTGCGGTCGCGTTGGGACCGTGCCCTGGCCAGCGTGCTCGTGCAACCCGGTGCAGGACACTTTAACTGGGACGATGATTTAGCCCGCTATGTGGCCCTGTTTATCAGGAAGGCGGCGCAAATGCGACTGCCCAACGACGGTTCATCCGCGCTTCGGGAGATTCCCCTCGCGTCCGGCTGGCTGTCCGACCACACGCTGGTCTCACCGGGCCGCTATCCGCCGGCCCCGTACCGCACGTATGCCGGAGACCGGGGGCTGGCGTTCTGGCACCTGGATGAAGAGCTTGCAAAAGTCAATGAAGTATACGGCAGCAGGGACCACGGAAAAAAACTGCAGTTGGTCTCCTTTGTCGAGGATGGCGAACCGTTGGAACCCGCATGGATACAAAACATAGCGTTCAGCCCCGTTGAGGGTGACGGCATGACGGTGCGGGTAGAGGGCGGATTTGTGAAGGAAACCCCGGCGGTGTTCGCTGTGGAGAGCGGCATGCGTCCGCTCAGCCATGCCGATGGTCCGGTTTGCTTCCGGCTGATCGGTGGCTGGAGCGGCGGGGGAGAGCAGCTGGGGCCGAATATCTTCCGCATAAAATTTGACCGGTTCATGTATGCCCGACGCCGGCCCGGAAGTCTGATGATCATGGCCTGGCATCCCGGCGACGAACGATACGGCTATGCCGAACAGTCTTGCTCGATCAACTTCCCATATGAAATCAGAGAGGGTGTGCCTCAGTTGATTACCTTTGCTTCGATTCCCGATCAGCCGGTCGGTGCCGGGCCGATTGCGCTGAATGCTTCGGCTGATTCAGGGCTTCCGGTGGAATTTTTTGTGGTGAAAGGTCCGGCGGTAATCCGGGAGGGTCAACTGGAACTGACCGGAATCCCTCCGCGGACCAACTTACCCGTTGAGGTGACCGTGGCCGCCTGCCAGTGGGGGCGAACGGTTGCCCCCCTCGTGCAGTCCGCCGCTTTTGTGGAGCGTTCCTTTCGCGTGGGAACAGCAGCTGAAATGGATTAAGCGATCGGGGAGAGTATAATGAGTGCAGAACAGGTTATGTCGAACCCAACGGGATCGGATTCATATGCCAATAAAACGAACGTAGAACGCGATGCCGGGGTGGAGTGGTGGCGCGATGCCCGCTTCGGCATGTTTATCCATTGGGGTGTCTATGCGGTTCCGGCCGGGGAGTACGGCGGGAAGGTGTTTACAGGTGCCAGTGAGTGGCTGATGCACCAGGCGAAGATTCCGGCTTCTGAATACAGGCACTTCGCGGAGGCATTCAATCCGGTGGCCTACGATCCGGAGACCTGGGTTCGCGCTGCGGTCGATGCCGGCATGAAATACCTGGTCATCACGGCCAAGCATCATGACGGCTTTGCGTTGTTTCCTTCGAAGGCGAGCACGTGGAATGTGGCGGAGGCGACGCCGTACGGCCGCGATCTGCTGGGGCCGCTCGTGGACGCCTGCCGCCGCGCCGGACTGCGAATCGGGTTTTATTATTCGCAGGCGCAGGACTGGTTCAATGGCGGATCCGTGTTCGGAGAAAAATGGGATCCGGTCCAGGAGAACGATTTTGATGCCTATCTGGATCGGGTGGCGATTCCGCAGATCCGGGAACTGCTGACCACCTACGGGCCCGATATTCCGGCGGTTCTCTGGTGGGACACGCCCTCCGATATGACGCCGGACCGCGCGGCCCGCGTCGATGCCGCCGTACAGGCGGTTGCCCCGGGGATGCTGCAAAACGACCGTCTCGGGCTTATCCGGGAGCAGCACCCCGGCCATTTCGATACCCCTGAACAGCGGATTCCGGCGAACCGGCCCGGCCGCGCGTGGGAAACGTGCATGACCACCAACGAGTCGTGGGGCTTCTGCGCCAGCGACAACGCATGGAAGCCGGCGGCGCTGCTGATTCGTCAGCTTTGCGAGGTGGTCTCGCAGGGCGGCAACTATCTCCTTAACATCGGTCCGCGTGCGGACGGAACCTTTCCAGAGCCGAGTCTCGCCGCGTTGCGCGAGGTGGGCGACTGGATGCGGGTGAATGGAGAGGCCGTTCACGGTACGTCGGCGGGGCCGTTCCCGTACCGGCTGCCATGGGGC
This DNA window, taken from Pontiella desulfatans, encodes the following:
- a CDS encoding alpha-L-fucosidase, translated to MSAEQVMSNPTGSDSYANKTNVERDAGVEWWRDARFGMFIHWGVYAVPAGEYGGKVFTGASEWLMHQAKIPASEYRHFAEAFNPVAYDPETWVRAAVDAGMKYLVITAKHHDGFALFPSKASTWNVAEATPYGRDLLGPLVDACRRAGLRIGFYYSQAQDWFNGGSVFGEKWDPVQENDFDAYLDRVAIPQIRELLTTYGPDIPAVLWWDTPSDMTPDRAARVDAAVQAVAPGMLQNDRLGLIREQHPGHFDTPEQRIPANRPGRAWETCMTTNESWGFCASDNAWKPAALLIRQLCEVVSQGGNYLLNIGPRADGTFPEPSLAALREVGDWMRVNGEAVHGTSAGPFPYRLPWGFASRRDRMMYLMIDEWPVGGLLEVPLLDLPETAQLLSDPEAPVGFRIVDNVLRITLPASAPGAAVCVVALRFAAEPRIGNIPSRPRPPVIPQPADGSLALRAADAEIIGDHLSLLGGEDPFLGCWSSVDSHPLWRVSLHRAGTYRVEVIYAVPAHREGTVAEIRIGGQSLPFAATGTGGWGEFCRAPAGVVSLEPGEEVEMRVIPACVPVGAVMNLRAVLLTPCASNECKEEI